TATTAAGCGACTGAGAGGACAAACATTATAGAAAGGGAACGCAGGAGTGTTCTACAATATGCATGCATTAAGGTTCAAAATCAACAAAACATACCGCCCACCAAAAGGACTCTTATGTCCTTTTCATAACTTTGcaataatacaatttaaattgaATCAAATTGACATTACAATGTATCAGTATCAACGGGCAACGCACATAATTTAGTTACAGAACGTTTCACTATAGCACTACCAGATTTCACACTGTACACTCTAGTAAAACCATCTTCAGCAGGGTGTTTCTCCATAATGCGGCCCAGTGACCATTTGCCTGGAGGTAAGTTATCAGTTTTAATAAGTACTACAtctccttttttaaagtcattcTCTTTTTTCAGCCATTTAGGTCTTTGTTGCAGTCTGGATAAGTACTCATCTTGCCATCGACGCCAAAAATCTGCCAACAGTTTCTGCGTGAGTTGCCAGCGTGACAGGGTATGTATTTTGCATTCTTTATAATCTGCTGCTGGAACAACATTAGGGGCTTCACCTATTAAAAAATGTCCTGGAGTGAGAATTTCCGCGTTTTCAGGATCTGAGTTATCGATCGGGCATAGAGGACGTGAATTTAGACAGGCTTCGATCTCGTGAAGTACCGTCGTCATCTCTTCGAACGTCAGATTTGTTGTCAGAACTCTCTTTAGATGGTATTTTATCGATTTGACGCCCGATTCCCAAAGGCCACCGAAATTTGGGCTATAAGCAGGAATGAAGTGCCATTGTGTGCCTTCGATAGCAAGAGTCTCAGCTATTGGTCCGGTAAATTTCAATTTAGCTTCATTCCAGGCTTCTACAAGTTCTTTGTTAGCGCCTACGAAGTTTCTACCCTGATCGCTCCACAGGTGAGTACATTTTCCTCTTCTAGCGACGAAGCGTTTGAATGCTGCTATGAATGCCTCTGAGGTAAGGTCTCCCACTAGTTCAATGTGAATAGCCTTGACAGCCATGCAAATAAAAATGGCTATGTACACCTTCACAGTTTTTCCTCCTCGGCCTTTAGACGTCAATATCTGGTATGGTCCTGCGAAGTCTACTCCACTGTGTAGGAATGGTCTCGCAGGAGTGACTCTCGCCTCCGGTAAATCTCCCATAATTTGAGGCTTAGACGTAGCATTCTGTTTTGCACAGGTAAGGCATTTCTGTATGTGTCTCTTGGCTAAGGACTTTGATCGTAATATCCAGTACTTAGATCGTAAGTAGCATAGCATTTCAGGCAAAGTGCCATGAAGTGTTCTTGAATGTGCATCAGCAATTATTAGTGGCACTAATGAGTTCTTGTGTCCCAAAATGATTGGATGCTTTCTGTCTTCATCAACATTTGCATGTCTGAGGCGACCGCCCACCCTGAGGATTTTATTTTCATCTATATATGGGGCGAGTGATCTTAAGCAGCTTTTTCTTTTCACCTGTTTATCTAATGTCAATCGATCTATTTCTTCTTGATACTCTTCTTGCTGTACCTTTTTAATGCATATATTCATGGCGTCTTGTAATTCCATTGCAGTGATATCTTTATCGATGCCATCTGGATTTTTCTTGAAGTTTAAAAATCTTCGACAATAGATAATAGTCTTCAGTAAATCAGTTAAGTTATCAAAGTCTTCAAATTGTGTAGTTATTCCATTTTCTCGTTTTTCCAGGTCTTCAATGTTCAGGTAAGTTTTAATTTTCTCAACTTTCATTTCTTCATTTGTTGTATAGTTTTCATGTTTACTAATGTGTATTTCTTTTTCAGATAACCAGCTCGGGCCGTGCCACCACAAACCACAGTTCTTAAGTGTGGACAGGTTCATCCCTCTCGAAGCGATATCTGCAGGGTTGTCTTTAGACTGCACATGATACCAGTGTTTGTTGTTCAGGTTCTCGACGATTTCTACGACTCGGTTGGCTACAAACGGTTTCCATCTATTGGGTTCTCCACAAAGCCAAGCGATGACTATAGAAGAGTCGGTCCATGCGAACATGTTTGTTGTTGGTATTCTCATCGCCTGTCCAATCTGTTTCATTAATTTAGACAGGAGTAAGGCGCCACATAACTCTAATCGCGGGAGTGAGATTGTTTTCAAGGGCGCAATTCTCGTACGTGCAGCAATGATTTTTGTTGTTACTTTGTTCTTGCTTTTAACTCTTATATACACGACGGCAGCGTATGCACGCATAGATGCGTCGCTAAATCCATGTAAGTGTATACTTTCTTCTTCTGTATCTGTCGTTCCAAGCCATCTATCCATTCTGATATCCTTGACATTCTCAAAATCATCTCTTATTTGTTTCCATTCTTCTTCCAGCTCAGGACTGACACTTTCATCCCATGAGACTTTCTCAAGCCATAACTTTTGCATCAGCATCTTTGCCATAACAGTACTCGGTGCGATCCAGCCTAGTGGATCAAAAAGCTTCTGCACATCTGACAATATCCCACGTTTAGTTATAGTCGTTGATATAGGAGGTAGTGACAGGTTGTATTGAAATTGATCAGTACCAAGGTTCCAAACAACTCCAAGTGCTTTTATAGTTCCATCAAGGTTCAGTTCTATTTGTGCATTCGCTGATCTTTTATCTTCATCAATGGATTTCATAAATTCGATGTTGTTAGAGGACCATTTGGTTAGTTCGAATCCGCCTTGTTTCAGGATACGTACTACTTCATTAGCTATTCCAATAGCTTCTTCACTGGTTGCTGCCCCTGACAGCAAGTCGTCCATATAAAAGTCTTCTTTTATAGTTTTGATTGCAACTTCAGTGTGTTTGTTAGTTTTATGTCCATTGAGTTGTTTTTCTTCTTCATCGATAGCAATCTTCTGAAGCGTCTTGACCGCTAAGTATGGAGCTGGAGCGGTGCCGAAAGTGACTCGGAGCATACGATATTCTTTCAACTCATCAGACTCTTCTTGTCGCCAAAGGATGCGTTGGTAATTTGCGTCTTCTTTAGTCACCAATATTTGGCGGTACATCTTCTGGACATCTGCTACAAAGCAAACGCGTCTAAGTCTCCATCTCATCAAAAGATTTCTTAAGTCATCTTGTAGCTGTGGGCCGATCATTAGTTCATCATTTAATGAGACGTTGTTTGTTCCCTTGCAGGAAGCGTCAAAAACGATACGCGTGCGTGTAGTTTCTTTATCTTCGCGAATTACTGCGTGGTGGGGCAAATACACTGATCTATCTTCTTTTTCCTTTTCAGGTACTTCTTCTAGATGTCCTTCTTCGATGTAATCATTAATACCTTTTATGTATTCAGTTTTCAGGTTCGGCGAACGTTTAAATCTTCTTTCTAGTTGCATAAATCTCTTTGTAGCTATTTCTTTTGTATTTCCATCAAGTACTTTAGGATTCTCAGTTTTAAATGGCAGCTTGACGATGTATCTTCCTTCTTGGTTTCGAGTGACTGTTTTTTCATAGATTTCTTCACATAGCTGTTCTTCCTTGGTGTATTTTCTCTTACTGTCTGTTTCTATTTCCCATAGAGATTTCAGTGTGTCTTCTATATCGACCTGATGATGCATAACAAGGTAAGAATCTTCTTGTGGTGTGCTGTCACTCTCTCCAAAAAGAATCCAGCCCAGGTCGGTTCTTTGTGCGCATGGTGTACCTGGTGGACCTTTGACTAGTTCTGCCTGCAGTATTCTAGCGTACACTCGGACTCCAAGCAAGAGATCTATGGGTCCCGAGCTGTTGTAATTAGGATCCGCTAGCTGTAATCCTTGTAGATGAGGCCATGGTTGTTGAACGATATGCTTCTTAGGTAGCTTCTTGGTCAGCTGTTTCGACATTACATAAGCTCTGACCGGTAGGACAAATGTTTTGTCCCACTGTGATTTGATTTGCAGCTCACAGACATGGTTGATTTCTGTTCTCATAGGCCCCAAGCCCGTGATGCTTCCTTTTACGTGTTGTCGGTCAAGCTTGAGCAGTTGAGCCGCTTTTTCGCTTATAAATGATTCTTCGGAACCTTGGTCTATTAGCGCGCGCAGTGGAATGATGTGACCTTGATTGCTTCTTGCTTCCACCACAGCAGTCGCTAGTAGTGCTGATTTCTGTCTAGTAGTGAGATGTAACGCGATCACTGTGTTTGCTTGCACTTCTTCTATATCTTCTACAACATGTAATGATGAAGCCAGTGGTTGTGAGGGGCTCGAGGTGGCCACAGGCTCAGCTTGCTTGAGTTGATGTAGAAGGGAGTGATGGCGTCGGTGACATATTCTACAGGACACAGGTACTCGACATTTTGTTGCTGAATGCCCTGGTACTAGACAGTTGTAACATAAGTTGTTGTTCTTGACATATTCGCTTCTCTCCTTAGGTTCCATCTTGGTGAACTCCTTGCAGTGACATAGTGTATGACTTTCTTTACACATTACACAACTCTTGTTCTCAAAGGTAGGTGTGGCAACATGGCATGTACTTCGCTCCTTGTTTGTCTTAACTTCTTTTGTATTCGTTGACAGTAGTTCCAGCGTACGAAACTTTGCTTCTAAAAACTCCTTAAAATCATTCCACTTCGGTAAGGGTTCAGAGTCACTCTTATACGCATGCTCTTCCCAGTCTTTATGCGTCTCTGGGTCCAATTTTTGAACGAGCAAAAATATCACAAGTGGATCCCAAGAGTCAACAGAAACATTCAGGTTTTGAATGTTGTGTAAACACTCTGACGTTGTATCTAGGAGTACTTTCAATTGAACAGCTGATTGTGTAGTCATTTTGCGCTGGTTAACTAATTTCTTTAAATTATTGTTCAAAATTAATCGTTTATTGCCATACCTTGTTTTCAGAGTCATCCATgcttgtgaataattatctgaCGTAATTTGGATGTGCCTCAATAACGACGCAGCTTCGGCGGTAACACTTGTCTTCAAATAATGTAGCCTTTGTACGTCACTTAACATCTTGTTGTTATGCACGAGtgaaatgaataaatctttgaacGCGGGCCACTCTTCATAACTTCCACTAAAAGTAGGTAACTCGATCCGCGGCAAACGTACAAAGTTGTTTTGTGTCCCTGCCATAGCATAGCTTGAGTTAGCAACTGAAGTTTCCATCAAAGTCTCTTGCATTAAACTGGCTAGTTTATCCATTAAATCTCCCCGGAGTACGTTGTATAAATCTTCGTAAACAAAAAACTCTTCATTCAAAAAGTATGATAAAACACCCTTTTGTTCCGTCGGTGTAACCTTAACCAACTCTTGATGTGCATTATTAAACGTAGTCCagtattcatcaatcattttaacaCGAGACTCGATGTAACCCTTGGTTAATCTTTCCTTTGGGCATTTCTTCAAGTTAATCTGTGTTTTTCTAAGTACTGTAGCACCATCCTCAAGCACAGAAAgcaattgtttttgtttttcagTCATTTTTCATTAGCAAAACACTGCAAGTTCACGTACAAGTCACTTAAAAACGTTGTTGTAACTTTTTGCAATAAAACTCGTTAGTAATGAAACAATCTTATTAGTTTGATGTGCAATTCGTTAGCATCTGCTCGCTTCTTATCTCTGGAATGCGGCTGCCTTTTGTTCTCGTTACTAGCCCGCCGGTGTCCGATGCGCTCAGTCTTCCGGTTCGATTGCGACCATATGGTGGTTGTAATAAGGTGCACTTTAACTAATTTTGGGTTTTtggattttaataaattaaatatgcgTGTGAACTTGTACGAGTTTATTAAGCGACTGAGAGGACAAACATTATAGAAAGGGAACGCAGGAGTGTTCTACAATATGCATGCATTAAGGTTCAAAATCAACAAAacaggggggtaccctaataaaacattttttcccattttttatttttgcactttgttggcgtgattgatatacatattggtaccaaatttcagctttctagtgcttacggttactgagattatccgcggacggacggacggacggacggacggacagacagacatggcgaaactataagggttcctagttgactacggaaccctaaaaatgatactTTTTAAGATACGTCACTTTTGACAGTGTCATTTCCGatctactatatttttattcaatgaaaaacaaacaatataaacaactataaataaacttagaaataaggaataaataaaataaattagatttaattaaaataacttataaataaaaaacctcaCCCAAGTCGCTGCCACCGGGCagtgtgcccagaaggctggccgcattgccacgttggatggcaatgCTTATACGTTGAGCAAAatattggccagccctctggtcacctgtGACGTCAATTAGGCGCGCCGCTAACTCTTTGTATAGCTGACGCGCGCTTGGCCCCCATGGCCCCAGTGTTTCCAcaccaaacgccgcaaaaatgtaactgctgccaagggtggcatatttgcggcgtttgaggTCTTCGGCCACAGACGCCGCATGACCGGCACCACCGCTGGTGCCCTGAAGATGGGACGGCGCAAGTGTGTCAACACACGTGGCATCCCACACCAGAGGCCGTCCCAACTTCCAAGGCACCAGAGTCATACCGTCGGGCCTCTTGCCATCGTCCCTTGCCAGACCGACTGGCTCAAGGATGGCTGGGACTTGGACACTCATAAAGGCCCTTCGGATGATATCGTTGATGCTGGCATGTCGGGGTATGCGGCCGGCGCTTCTGCCACAGGAGAGCCCATGATGCCCATGGCTATCCACCATGGTACCACAGCGGCAGCGATGGGGGACGTTAGTTGTAATCCCTAGACGCAAACATGTCGCCAGTCGGAAGGTGGAGTTGTCGAGTAAGGTGCCTATGGATGGTGAGGGTACTGCTTGCAACCACAGGCCCGACTCCCACTCCGCAGTAGCAAGAAGACGAGCTCGCTCTGCCGCGCTAGTTGACGTATCAACAAGACTATTCCGTACTAGACGGCAGAGCGGCTCGTCCCACTGCTTCTGCGAGCAGAGATTGGCAGGCGGATCTGTGTTGCCACAGCTTAATAGCCAGACGTTCTTGGCCTCGGTGCAATGGGCTGCCTCTATGGTGCCGAGAGAAGGAGTTAAAATGCTCTCAATCAAGCTTTGAGCATTGTGCACCGAGGATAAGAAAGCTGGGAGCGAAACACTAGAAATTTTGCGGATATAATATAATCTACTATATTGAATCTGTAGCATATTTATGAAGAAAACGTCTGGAACGTTCGAAAGTATAAAATGTAACTGAATTTAAACTAAAAAGCAATTCGTTAACTGAacatatttatgtaggtaaCCGAATTGCACCTTTTGTTTAGAATGCAATTAAACCGTTGACAAAAAGCCAATAGAAACCCAATTAACCAAATAATGGTCCGATACTTCCCTTTAAAACATTTTAATTGGGGGGTATAAATCCCCCTCCCCATTTGGGGGcgataaggcactggtcccaacaAAAGCCAGTAAGTGATGAGCTATCGGAAATAGAAACTAACAAAATATAGTCTCTCCCGTGTAAatgtaactcagctttcagacaaaaaaaaactaaatctaaatcggctcattcgttcgggagctacgatgccacagacagacacacacacagacagaaagacagacagacagacagacagacggacggacggacggacggacggacggacggacggacggacggacggacggacggacggacggacggacggacggacggacggacggacggacggacggacggacggacagacagacagacagacagacagacacgtcggtAAGAATAACTCCTGATGTGTATCATGGAGCGACATCGTCTCTTAGACTAAGCTCcttaaataaagattaaaaaaaaaaaaaaacttataacaccccgtcgttttgcgtctggggttaaaaagagagagcgagcggcGACGAACGACGGCGACTCGCTCGCGTTACCATCGCGTTTCTTTTATTCACTCGGGAGCATGTTTTGGGCATTTTTGccaaaaaagattcaaaacctttttattccaaaataggtaaatttaatgtttttaacacgcttttattaggtcgtcgtgtatgtaactatgtatgtaatggaatctgcggaggctaatttaaccatcttccaggagtcgtagcgtaatgaaaattggcagctatatgtagttccgatgacaatacaataatatggtactgttgagctgatctgataatggagtcggaagatatgaactggaactacatgatggaacctcgtatcatagccgt
This is a stretch of genomic DNA from Leguminivora glycinivorella isolate SPB_JAAS2020 chromosome 20, LegGlyc_1.1, whole genome shotgun sequence. It encodes these proteins:
- the LOC125236888 gene encoding uncharacterized protein LOC125236888, with the translated sequence MTTQSAVQLKVLLDTTSECLHNIQNLNVSVDSWDPLVIFLLVQKLDPETHKDWEEHAYKSDSEPLPKWNDFKEFLEAKFRTLELLSTNTKEVKTNKERSTCHVATPTFENKSCVMCKESHTLCHCKEFTKMEPKERSEYVKNNNLCYNCLVPGHSATKCRVPVSCRICHRRHHSLLHQLKQAEPVATSSPSQPLASSLHVVEDIEEVQANTVIALHLTTRQKSALLATAVVEARSNQGHIIPLRALIDQGSEESFISEKAAQLLKLDRQHVKGSITGLGPMRTEINHVCELQIKSQWDKTFVLPVRAYVMSKQLTKKLPKKHIVQQPWPHLQGLQLADPNYNSSGPIDLLLGVRVYARILQAELVKGPPGTPCAQRTDLGWILFGESDSTPQEDSYLVMHHQVDIEDTLKSLWEIETDSKRKYTKEEQLCEEIYEKTVTRNQEGRYIVKLPFKTENPKVLDGNTKEIATKRFMQLERRFKRSPNLKTEYIKGINDYIEEGHLEEVPEKEKEDRSVYLPHHAVIREDKETTRTRIVFDASCKGTNNVSLNDELMIGPQLQDDLRNLLMRWRLRRVCFVADVQKMYRQILVTKEDANYQRILWRQEESDELKEYRMLRVTFGTAPAPYLAVKTLQKIAIDEEEKQLNGHKTNKHTEVAIKTIKEDFYMDDLLSGAATSEEAIGIANEVVRILKQGGFELTKWSSNNIEFMKSIDEDKRSANAQIELNLDGTIKALGVVWNLGTDQFQYNLSLPPISTTITKRGILSDVQKLFDPLGWIAPSTVMAKMLMQKLWLEKVSWDESVSPELEEEWKQIRDDFENVKDIRMDRWLGTTDTEEESIHLHGFSDASMRAYAAVVYIRVKSKNKVTTKIIAARTRIAPLKTISLPRLELCGALLLSKLMKQIGQAMRIPTTNMFAWTDSSIVIAWLCGEPNRWKPFVANRVVEIVENLNNKHWYHVQSKDNPADIASRGMNLSTLKNCGLWWHGPSWLSEKEIHISKHENYTTNEEMKVEKIKTYLNIEDLEKRENGITTQFEDFDNLTDLLKTIIYCRRFLNFKKNPDGIDKDITAMELQDAMNICIKKVQQEEYQEEIDRLTLDKQVKRKSCLRSLAPYIDENKILRVGGRLRHANVDEDRKHPIILGHKNSLVPLIIADAHSRTLHGTLPEMLCYLRSKYWILRSKSLAKRHIQKCLTCAKQNATSKPQIMGDLPEARVTPARPFLHSGVDFAGPYQILTSKGRGGKTVKVYIAIFICMAVKAIHIELVGDLTSEAFIAAFKRFVARRGKCTHLWSDQGRNFVGANKELVEAWNEAKLKFTGPIAETLAIEGTQWHFIPAYSPNFGGLWESGVKSIKYHLKRVLTTNLTFEEMTTVLHEIEACLNSRPLCPIDNSDPENAEILTPGHFLIGEAPNVVPAADYKECKIHTLSRWQLTQKLLADFWRRWQDEYLSRLQQRPKWLKKENDFKKGDVVLIKTDNLPPGKWSLGRIMEKHPAEDGFTRVYSVKSGSAIVKRSVTKLCALPVDTDTL